A region from the Aegilops tauschii subsp. strangulata cultivar AL8/78 chromosome 5, Aet v6.0, whole genome shotgun sequence genome encodes:
- the LOC109783504 gene encoding uncharacterized protein — protein sequence MAPPSSSKDKFYEKLINPYLPEVMKHPQEIEMHEEVLHIRDVQGPKKTESEKAKPEAVEHEILKCKGMVERGLNANQSMIMEFTREHKMDSKDIVNAILKLNDIFDFLQAQIYDLKNQNFEYEARFKGMSLAANFRTPKTHSSCYDGVPMTWKPEDKPPTSSPPRSPKKET from the coding sequence ATGGCGCCTCCAAGCTCATCCAAAGACAAGTTCTATGAGAAGCTCATCAACCCTTATCTTCCGGAGGTGATGAAACACCCTCAGGAGATCGAGATGCATGAGGAGGTACTTCACATTCGGGATGTTCAAGGGCCTAAAAAGACCGAAAGCGAGAAGGCCAAGCCGGAAGCGGTGGAACATGAGATCCTCAAGTGCAAGGGGATGGTAGAGCGTGGACTTAATGCCAACCAGTCCATGATCATGGAATTCACCCGTGAGCACAAGATGGACAGCAAGGATATTGTAAACGCCATCCTCAAGCTCAATGACATATTCGATTTCCTTCAGGCCCAAATCTATGATTTAAAAAATCAAAACTTTGAGTATGAGGccaggtttaaaggtatgagtttagcTGCAAATTTCAGGACCCCGAAGACACATTCATCTTGTTATGATGGGGTGCCTATGACTTGGAAGCCGGAGGACAAGCCACCCACCTCATCACCGCCACGATCACCAAAGAAGGAGACTTGA